The following coding sequences lie in one Vidua chalybeata isolate OUT-0048 chromosome 16, bVidCha1 merged haplotype, whole genome shotgun sequence genomic window:
- the GDE1 gene encoding glycerophosphodiester phosphodiesterase 1 isoform X1: protein MLCHGEGLLSSLTALMALALALSRSPALACLLPAGLYLALHLLALEPAAPQSAQRVLRPRGAAARIAHRGGAHDAPENTLGAIRQAAENGATGVELDLEFSADGVPILMHDDTVERTTDGAGRLRDLTFEEIRKLNPSAKHRLRSQFQGEKVPTLREAVVESMHHNLTIYFDVKGHANQAVDALKQLYQEFPQLYNSSIVCSFMPDVVYKMRQADRNVVTALTHRPWQLSHLGDGTPRFSAFWKHFLYMVMDVILDWSLHSFLWRLCGVSAFLIQKNFVSQDYVRHWSSRGIRVVAWTVNTFAEKSYYESVLDCSYITDSLVEDCELHY from the exons atGCTGTGCCACGGGGAGGGCCTGCTGAGCTCCCTGACGGCTCTGATGGCGCTGGCGCTGGCGCTGAGCCGCAGCCCGGCGCTGGCCTGCCTGCTGCCGGCCGGGCTCTACCTGGCGCTGCACCTCTTGGCCCTGGAGCCCGCGGCGCCCCAGAGCGCGCAGCGCGTCCTgcggccccgcggcgccgccgcccgcatCGCGCACCGCGGCGGCGCGCACGACGCGCCCGAGAACACGCTGGGGGCCATCCGACAG gCAGCTGAGAATGGAGCAACAGGTGTGGAGCTGGATCTTGAATTTAGTGCAGATGGTGTCCCCATTCTCATGCACGATGACACAGTCGAAAGGACAACTGATGGGGCTGGGAGACTGCGGGACCTGACTTTTGAGGAAATCAGGAAGCTTAATCCATCTGCAAAACACAGGCTACG GAGCCAGTTCCAAGGTGAAAAGGTGCCAACTCTGAGAGAAGCTGTTGTGGAGTCTATGCATCACAATCTTACAATCTACTTCGATGTCAAAGGCCATGCAAATCAG GCAGTTGATGCCCTGAAACAACTCTACCAGGAATTTCCACAGCTGTATAACAGCAGCATTGTCTGTTCTTTCATGCCAGATGTCGTTTATAAG ATGAGACAAGCTGACAGAAATGTTGTGACAGCACTGACACACAGGCCCTGGCAGCTGAGTCACCTGGGAGATGGGACACCCCGATTCAGTGCCTTCTGGAAGCATTTCTTGTACATGGTGATGGATGTCATTCTGGACTGGAGCCTACACAGTTTCTTGTGGCGATTATGTGGGGTTTCAGCTTTCCTCATAcagaaaaattttgtttctca GGACTATGTGAGGCACTGGTCTTCCAGAGGAATTCGAGTGGTTGCCTGGACAGTGAACACGTTTGCAGAGAAAAGCTACTACGAAAGTGTCCTTGACTGCAGCTACATCACCGACAGCCTGGTGGAGGACTGTGAGCTCCACTACTGA
- the GDE1 gene encoding glycerophosphodiester phosphodiesterase 1 isoform X2, giving the protein MKYCYFVDVATAHRERTASQEQAAENGATGVELDLEFSADGVPILMHDDTVERTTDGAGRLRDLTFEEIRKLNPSAKHRLRSQFQGEKVPTLREAVVESMHHNLTIYFDVKGHANQAVDALKQLYQEFPQLYNSSIVCSFMPDVVYKMRQADRNVVTALTHRPWQLSHLGDGTPRFSAFWKHFLYMVMDVILDWSLHSFLWRLCGVSAFLIQKNFVSQDYVRHWSSRGIRVVAWTVNTFAEKSYYESVLDCSYITDSLVEDCELHY; this is encoded by the exons ATGAAATACTGTTATTTTGTTGATGTAGCAACAGCACACAGAGAACGGACAGCAAGTCAGGAAcag gCAGCTGAGAATGGAGCAACAGGTGTGGAGCTGGATCTTGAATTTAGTGCAGATGGTGTCCCCATTCTCATGCACGATGACACAGTCGAAAGGACAACTGATGGGGCTGGGAGACTGCGGGACCTGACTTTTGAGGAAATCAGGAAGCTTAATCCATCTGCAAAACACAGGCTACG GAGCCAGTTCCAAGGTGAAAAGGTGCCAACTCTGAGAGAAGCTGTTGTGGAGTCTATGCATCACAATCTTACAATCTACTTCGATGTCAAAGGCCATGCAAATCAG GCAGTTGATGCCCTGAAACAACTCTACCAGGAATTTCCACAGCTGTATAACAGCAGCATTGTCTGTTCTTTCATGCCAGATGTCGTTTATAAG ATGAGACAAGCTGACAGAAATGTTGTGACAGCACTGACACACAGGCCCTGGCAGCTGAGTCACCTGGGAGATGGGACACCCCGATTCAGTGCCTTCTGGAAGCATTTCTTGTACATGGTGATGGATGTCATTCTGGACTGGAGCCTACACAGTTTCTTGTGGCGATTATGTGGGGTTTCAGCTTTCCTCATAcagaaaaattttgtttctca GGACTATGTGAGGCACTGGTCTTCCAGAGGAATTCGAGTGGTTGCCTGGACAGTGAACACGTTTGCAGAGAAAAGCTACTACGAAAGTGTCCTTGACTGCAGCTACATCACCGACAGCCTGGTGGAGGACTGTGAGCTCCACTACTGA